Within the Planctomycetota bacterium genome, the region TCTTCTACAGGGAGCGGGACCGGCTGGGGGACGGCGCCTTCCGGCGCCTGGCCGCCAAGTGCGAGCTCGATCTGCTCTATCGCGTGGCCAAGGCGGATTCGCTGGGCCGCCGGGCTCCGGGAGCGCCGGAACCGGACGCGGAGGCGCAGGAATGGTTCATCCGCAAGGCGCGGGAGCTGGCGGTGGAGCACGGGCCGCCGAGGCCGCTCCTGATGGGGCGCCACCTTCTCGAGATGGGGGTGGCGCCGGGGCCGGCCATGGGGCGGCTCCTGCACGAAGTCTACCAGCTTCAGCTCGACGGGCAGGTCCGCACGCTCGAGGAAGCGCGGGAGGCGGCGCGGCGGCTTCTCGGCGTTACGCCTTCCGAGGGTTCCCCGTAGAAGCCCCTTCGGGCGTCCGCGCCGCGCGCTTGCGGTCCAGGCGCAGTTTGTACTCGATCGAGTCCACGAGGGCCTGCCAGGACGCCTCGATGATGTTGTGGGACACCCCTACGGTGCCCCACGTCTCATGTCCGTCCCCGGAGGCGATGAGCACGCGCGTCTTGGCGCTGGTGCCCTGGGTGCCCTCGAGGATGCGGACCTTGTAGTCCCGGAGCGACATCGTCTTGAGCGTCGGGTAGAAGGCGTCGAGCGCCTTCCGCAGGGCGTTGTCCAGGGCGCTGACGGGTCCGTTTCCCTCGGCGGCGGCGTGTTCGGGGATGCCGTTGACCTTGAGCTTGATCGTGGCCTCGGCGGCCGGAGCGGCGTCTCCGCGTTTCTCCACGACGACGCGCCAGCCTTCGAGCTCGAAGCTGCCGCGATGGCGTCCCAGGGCCTTCTCCATGAGAAGCTCGAAGGAGCCCTCGGCGCCCTCGAACTCGTAGCCCTGATCCTCGAGCTCCTTGAGAAGCTGGAGGATCTGGCGGGTTTCCGGCGTGTTCTTGCTGAGATCGATTCCGTACTGGGCCGCCTTCCAGAGGACGTTGGACTGGCCCGAAAGTTCCGAGACCAGCACGCGGCGATGGTTGCCGACGAGCTCGGGGTTGACGTGTTCGTAGGTCTGAGGGTGCTTGGAGACGGCCGCCACGTGAGCCCCGCCCTTGTGGGCGAAGGCGGAGTCTCCGACGTAGGGCTGATGCTGCCAGGGCGGGCGGTTGGCCAGTTCCGAGACGAACCGCGAGACGTCGCGCAGCTGGGCCAGGGATCCTTCCGGCAGGCACGGAAGGCCGAGCTTCAGCATGATGTTGGGGATGATCGAACAGAGGTTGGCGTTGCCGCAGCGCTCGCCGTAGCCGTTGATCGTTCCCTGAACGTGGTCCACGCCTTCGAGCACCGCCGCCAGGCTGTTGGCCACCGCGCACTCGCCGTCGTTGTGGACGTGGATCCCGAGCGGCGCGCGGACATGCCGGCGGACCTCGCGGATGATCTCGACGACCTCGTGGGGCAGGGTGCCCCCGTTGGTGTCGCAGAGGACCAGGCACGAGGCGCCGGCCTCCTCGGCCGCCCGCAGGGTCCGCAGAGCGTACTCGCGGTTGCTCTTGAAGCCGTCGAAGAAGTGCTCCGCGTCGTAGACGACTTCCTCGAAGCGCGGCTTGAGGAAGCCCACGGAGTCGGAGATCATCGCGAGGTTCTCCTCGAGGGAGGCGTTGAGCACCTCGAGCACCTGGAAGTCCCAGGTTTTGCCGAAGATCGTGGCGACGGAAGCGCCCGATTCGACGAGCCGGCGGAGGTTGGAGTCCGCGGAGGCGGCGGTATGGGGGCGCCGCGTCGATCCGAAGGCGGCGAGCTTCGCGCGGCGGAGGGGCACTTCCTTCATGCGTTCGAAGAAGCGCACGTCCTTGGGGTTCGAGCCCGGCCAGCCTCCCTCGATGTAGTGGACGCCGAACTCGTCCAGGCGCCGGGCGATGCGCACCTTGTCCTCCATGGAGAAGGTGACGCCTTCGCCCTGAGTGCCGTCGCGCAGCGTCGTATCGTAGATTTTGATCCGCCGGCTCATGATCCGACCCTCCATGTCCCGGGCCGCGAGGCCTCGTTCGGGTTCGATGAATGAGGAAAAGGTCAACGGGTGGGGGCTCCACGCCCGGATTCCGGGCCCGGAGCGGGCGGGCGGCGGCGCCGGGCCGCGCCCGCGCTAGGTAATTCGACGGAGGTCCGTTCCGGCGAAGCCTCGCATAGGTTTCCTAACATCTCCGATCGGGACTGGTTTTTCAAGAGGAATATGCTAGAATCCGCAGGATGTCGCTCAGCCTCATTCTCCTCACGCTGGCCACCACCGTGGTCTTCGAAGTTCTCACCTGCGCCGGCCGGTTCTTCCTGGGCTTGCGCTCGTGCGAGATCGCCCCGCGCTACACGCGCTACACGCTCGGGGTGCGGATCCATCACGGGTACGTGGGCGCCGTGGCCATGCCGCCGGGCTTCATGGTCTCCTCGGATCCCGTCTTTTCGCCCGTCCTTCTGGCGGTGGCGGGCGGTCTTGTCCTGTCCGATCTCGTGCATCACTTCGTTGTTCTCCCCCTGATCACCGGCGAATTCGATTAGATCCCGCGATTTCCCCGGACGCCTGAACCGCCCTTCGGCTATACTCTCCTCAACGCGCAGTGGGGGCTAAAGATACGCCGGTCGACGCGCCCCTGGAGGCGCCGGCCGTATTCGAGGCGCGTCCCTCCCTGCGGGAAAGGAGGTGATCCAGTGCAGGTGGGTGAAAGTATTCGGAGGCTCTCGAGCTAGCGGGAGCAGGCGTGCTCTCGCCTGCCGCGGGAGCCACGGTACTCTGAACCTCGCGAAGGGGCCCCGTCCGGAAACGGCCGGGGCCCTTTCTTTTTCGGCCCGGGCGCGGGAGTCACCGCCAGTCCGCCAGGAAGACGTTGAGGTCGCGCCGCGGATCGCGCGCGCCGCGGTTGGAGATGAAGACGAGCCGCCGGCCGTCCGGGGAGAAGTGGGGAAAGCTGTCGAATCCTTCGTGCCGCGTGAGCCGCCGGAGGCCCGTGCCGTCGGGACGGATCGCGTAAAGGGAGAAGCGGCCCGGCGCGTCGGCCTCCAGGTTGGAGGCGAAGACGATCGTCCGCCCGTCGGGGTGGAAGCAGGGAGCCCAGTTGGCCTTGCCGTTCCGCGTCAGCGCCCGCTCTTCGGTGCCGTCCGGGCGGGCCAGGTAGATTTCGAACCGGCATCGATTCGGACGCAGCACTCGCCGCGAGAGGAGCCTCCGATATTCTTCCTCTTCTTCGGGAGTCTCCGGATAAAAGGCGCGGTAGACCAGCCATTGTCCGTCGGGCGAGAAGAAGGCGCCGCCCGCGTAGCCGCGCCGGTGGTTCACTTTCCGGAGGCCGGTCCCGTCCACGTTCATCGTGTAAAGACCGATCCCGCCGTCGCGGTGGGAGGTGAAAACGATGCGCCGGCCGTCGGGAGCGACGGTCGCCTCGGCGTCGTAACCGTCGTGGTCGGTGAGCTGCCGGAGCGTGCCGTCGGTTTCGCGGAGGAAAAGGTCGAACGTGCGGTGGAACGCCCAGGCGTAGCCTTCGCGGCGGTCGGGCGGGGGGGGAGGCTCGGCCCCGTGGTGATGGGTGGAGGAGAAGATCATCCGCCCGTCCGGAAGGTAGTAGGCGCAGGTGGCCTTCCCGCGGCCGTCGGTGATCCGCCGGAGCGCGCGCGTTTCGAGGTCCAACTCGTAGATCTGGTCGGCCGCGTCTCCGGGGCGGACGGCCATGAGGACCAGGCGTCGTCCGTCGAAGGAGAAGTAGGCTTCCGCGTGGGTCCCGCCCTCGGTGAGGGGACGCGGGTCGCGGGGGTAGGGCTCGGGCGGCCCGGGCTCGAGCGTTCCGCATCCGGCCAGAAAGAGCGCAAGCCCCATGCGGCGCATGAGGGCTCATCCTACGTCGCCGGCCCGCGGGCGTCAACGACCCCCCTTTTTTCGCGCGGCCGGGGCCGTCGCCGGGTAGAATGGGGCATGCCTCGGAAACGCCGGCGCCGGCCGTTCGTGGTCGGAAAGGACTTCCGGACCGACGGGAAGGAGCGCGTCACGCGGGGCGAGGACTACGTGGTGCACGGGGGAACGGCGCTCACGCACGAGGAGACCGTGGACCTCGTCAACGAGTTCTCCAAGCGGCTGCGCAAGGAAGGCTCTCCCGACGCCTCGACCGCCGCGGAAATCCTGCGCGAAGTGCTCTACGAACGCCGCCGCCGCAACTGACGCCGGAGCGCCCGCCGCAGCCAGGGCGTCAGGCGCCCCGCGGGACGCGCCGCGAAGAGCCAGGCGTCCACTTCGCGGGGGTTGGGACGCACGCGTTCGACCGTTCCGACGAAGACGGCGCAGATTTCGTTTTCGCCGTCCCCGCGGTATCGCGCCGTGTACGCGAAGCGGTCCACCTCGCGCAGCCGCGGCCGCACGCCCATTTCCTCGAAGACGCGCCGCCGCGCCGCCCGCGCGTAGGTCTCGCCTTCCTCCACATGGCCGGCGACGGTTCCGTCCCAGTATCCCGGCCACAGCCACTTGCGCCGGTGCCGCCGCGCCAGAAGAAGCTCCCCGCGGCGGTTGTAGAGCATCACGAGAAAGGCGCGATGGCGCCGGCCGCGGCCCTCGTGGCAGGCGCGCCGCGAGGCGGTGCCGATCACGCGGTCGCGCGCGTCCACGAGGAGGAGCCGGCGGGGCATCGGGGCCCATTAGACGGCCGGCCGCGCCGGGTGTCAAGCGGGCGGACGGCTCCCTTGTATTTTATGATTTATAAGTTATAATTAGCCGGGACGGCTCTCTCCGGGCGGCGCGGGGCGCGCGCCGCGCGGGGGCGGGCCGTGTCCGAGGAGAGGGGGGACGCATGGCGATCGCCTTCGCGCTTTTCGGCTGGATGTTCGGGACGCCGGCGGCTCAGGATCCGGCGTCCGCCGGACCGACCGTGGCCCTGCCGCCGGGACTTCCGGAACCCGCCCCCGCGGTCATCCCCCCGCCTCCCCCGCCCTCCACGGCGCCTCTGCTTCCGGATCCGGCCCCGAGCGCCGGGCTCGGCGGCTTTCTCGTGGGCTCCTTCGCCGTCCTCGGCCTTCTGGGAGGCGCGTTTCTCCTGCTTCGCCGCTTCGCCCGCGGAACGCGGCTTCTCGGCGGAGGCGCCATCGAAGTCCTCGCCCGCCGCGCCCTGGGGCCCCGCCAGGAGGTCTTCCTCGTCGACGTCGGCCCGCGCGTCTTCCTCATCGGGGCCACCCGCGACCGGCTGGCCCCCCTCGGGACGTTCGCGCCCGAGGAGGCCGCGGAGCTGAGGGCGCGCCTCGGCGCCGCTCCTGCGGAACCCGCCCCGCGTCCGGCCTCCCCCGTCCCCGCCCCGCCCGCCGGAGAGGACGACGGGGATCCGTACGACTCGCTCGTCGAAGAGCTCGCGGAGATTCGAAAAACGGTCCACGCCTGGAAGGCCTAGGGACCGCGCCCGGGGGACCCTCGTGAAACGGAAAGGGGCGACGATTCTGGCGTGCCTGGCCGGTCTGGCCGCGGCGGCCGCGTCGGCTCACGCGGCGCAGGAGCCGGGGTTCGACCCGCTCCGCCTGGCCCGCGACGCGGGCAAACCGGAGAACGTCCGCGGAGCCCTCGACCTCGTCGTGGGACTCACGGTCCTTTCGCTCGCCCCGGCCCTCCTGGTCCTGGTCACGTCGTTCACCCGCATCGTCATCGTCCTTTCCTTCGTCCGGCGCGCGATCGGCGCCCCGGAGCTTCCGCCGAATCCCGTCCTGACCGGCCTGGCCCTCCTTCTCACGTTCATGGTCATGGCTCCCACCTTCGGAGCCGTCAAGCGCGATGCGCTCGATCCCTATACGCAGCCGGCCCCGGAGCGCCGCATCTCCCAGGAGGAAGCCTTCCGGCGCGCCTCGGGACACCTGCGCGCCTTCATGTTTCAGCACGTCCGCGTCCGGGATCTCGGGCTCTTCATGGATCTGAGCCGCCAGCCCCGCCGGGAGCGCGGCTGGACGCCGGACGACGTCCCGACCGAAGTCCTCATTCCCGCCTTCGTCACAAGCGAACTGCGCCGGGCCTTCGTGATGGGCTTCGCGATTCTCCTGCCGTTTCTCGTCATCGACCTCGTGGTCTCGGCCGTCCTCGTCGCGCTGGGCATGTTCGTCCTGCCCCCCGCGGTGGTCTCGCTGCCCTTCAAGGTCCTGCTGTTCATCCTGGTGGACGGGTGGAACCTCGTCGTGGGATCGCTGGTGAAGAGTTTCCATGGATAGCGCTTCGGTCTCGCTCGCGGTGGACCTGGCCCGGCAGGCGCTCTGGGTGGCGGCGAAGCTGTCGCTGCCGGTGCTTCTGACGGGCCTGACCGTCGGCCTGGTCGTCGCCGTCCTCCAGGCGGCCACCCAGGTGCAGGACGCCACGGTCAACCAGGTGCCCAAGATGCTGGCCGTGGGGGCCGCGCTTTTTCTGGCGATGCCCTGGCTTCTGGCGACGCTGGTCGAGTACTGCGTCGCGCTGGTGCGCGACATGGGAGCCTGGTTCCGGTAGGCGGACGATGGAGAAGATCTTCGAGCTCGGCCGGGCGGAGGCGCCCTTCTTCGCGCTGACGTTTTTCCGCGCGTCCGGGCTCGTGCTTCCGGCCCCGGTTCTCGGAAGCGCGAGCCTTCCGGCGCCGCTCAAAGCCTTTCTCGCGCTCGCCCTGGCGGCGGTGTTCTTCCCGTGGGTGGGCCGCCCGGCCGCTCCCCCTTCGGGCATGGCCGCTTTCTTCCTGGCCGCCGCCGGGGAATTCGCCGTGGGCGCCTTCGTGGGATTTTCGGCCTGGATCCTGTTCGCCGCCGTGCGCTCCGCCGGCCGCCTGCTCGATCAGGAGCTCGGAATCTCCGCGGCGTCCCTCCTGGATCCCCTGACGCCCGAGTCCTCGTCGGTCCTGGCCGGCTTCAAGGTCCTCCTGGCCGCGGTTCTTTACCTCCTCATCGACGGCCATCACCTCCTCATCGCGGCCCTGGCCGACAGCTTCCGCGCCGTTCCCCTGCCGGCGGCGGGTCCGTCCGAGACCACGCTCCTTCAGGCGGCCCGGTCGCTTCCCGCGGATCTTTTCCGCATGGCCGTCCAGATCGCCGCGCCGGCCTGGACGGCGGCCTTCCTCGTCACGATCGCCGCCGCCTTCGCCGCGCGGGCGGTCCCGGACCTCAACGCCTTCGCCCTGTCCTTCGCCCTGCGGCTCCTCGTCGGCGTCCTGGTTCTGGCGGCGGGCGTGGGGCTTTTCGCCGAGAACTTTCGCGCGCTTCATGAGGCGCACTTCGGAGCCGTGCGCGGACTCGTCGCGCGGTGGGGAGGATGAGCCGCCGTGCCTGAGGACCGGTTCGACGAGCGGACGGAACCCGCGACGCCGCGGCGGCGCCAGGAGGCGCGCGCCCGCGGCCATGTGGCCCGGAGCGCGGACCTGGCGGCGGCGGTCGTTCTGCTCGGCGGCGTGGCGGCGCTGGCCGTCTTCGGACGGTCGCTGGCGGGGGGACTTTTCGACTTCACGCGCGACGCGCTGGGAAATCTGGCCGCCGCGACGGCGGAAGGGGACGCGCCGGCGGTCCGGCTCCGGGCGGCTTTCCATGCGGCCCTGGCGGCTTCGCTTCCGGTGGTCGCGATTCCGGCGCTTGCCGCCGCGGCGGCCAGCGTGGCGCAGGTGGGATTTTTGTGGGCCTGGCCGGCGGTGGCGCCGGACTTGGCGCGGCTGGATCCGGCGGCGGGACTGGGGAGGATCTTCTCGGGCCGCGCCCTCCTGCGCGCGGGGGCCGCCCTGGCCAAGGTCGCGGCGGTCGCGGCGGTGGCGGGCCTCACGCTCTGGGCCGAGCGGGAACGCGTCGCCGCGCTCGGGGCCCGGTCCGCCGAGGAGCTCGCGCGGGCGTGGTCGGGCGCGACGGCGGTTCTGGCGCTGCGGGCGGGCCTGGCGCTCCTGGCGCTCGGGTTGGCGGACTACGCGGTCGCACGGTGGCTCTACGAGCGCGACCTGCGCATGAGCCGCGCGGAGCGGCTCGAGGAGCAGCGGCGCACGGAGGGGGATCCGCGCGTGAAGGAACGCCGCCGCGCGCTCCGCCGCGGGTTTGTCGCCGCGGCCGCGCCGCAGGGAACCCTCGAAGGGGCGGCCGTTCTCGTCGTGGAGCCGGATCGGGCCGCCGTGGCTCTGAAGTACGACCCGGAGCGCGATCCGGCGCCCGTCGTGGCGGCCCGTGCGACCGGTCGCGCCGCCGAACGCCTGCGGGAAGCGGCCCTCGCGGCGGACGTGCCGGTCGTGGAGCGCGGGGTGGCGCGGACGCTCTGCCGCAAGGTCGAGGTGGGCCGGCCCATCCCCGAAGGGGCGTTCCCGGAAGTGGCGGAAATCCTGGCGTTCATCGTCCGCCTCAAGGGCGGGGCGCCGGCATCGTAGGGAGGAGGCGAGCATGGAGGCGAAGCTGAGGCTGACGGTCGCCGGGGGCGAGGCGATCGACCTTGTCCTCAAGGGCCCGGCGCGGGCCATCGAGGAGCTGATCGAGCGGCTGCGGGCCATGGCGGGGCCGCTCGACGTGACCGGCGGGCAGTGCTGCTGGTCGATGACGGGGAAGGACACGACGGTCCACCTCGTGGTGGATTCCGACCGGGCGGCGTCGTAGGACGGCCCGGCTCGGAGGAGAACACGGAATGCGTTGGGCGGAAGGGCTCGGCAAGCACCGGGACGTGGCGCTCGTCCTGTCGGTGCTGGCGATCCTGGGGACGATCTTCGTCCCGCTGCCGCCCTTCGTCCTGGATGCGCTCCTGACGCTGTCCCTGACGGCCTCGCTTCTGATCCTGGTGACCGTGATCCACGTCCGGGATCCGCTGGAGCTTTCCGCCTTTCCGGCGGTGCTTCTTCTGACGACGGCGTTCCGCCTGGCCCTCAACGTGGCCACGACGCGGCAGATCCTGGCCAACGCCGGGCAGGAGGGGACGGGCGCGGCCGGCCGCATGGTCGAGGCCTTCGGCCGGTTCGTGGCGGCCGACGAACCGGTGATCGGCTTCGTGATCTTCGGGATCCTGGTTCTGGTCAATTTCGTGGTGATCACGAAGGGGGCCGGGCGGATTTCCGAAGTGGCCGCGCGGTTTGCCCTGGACGCGCTGCCGGGCAAGCAGATGGCCGTCGACGCGGATCTCAACGCGGGGCTGATCGACGAGGCGGAGGCCCGGCGGCGGCGCGAGCGGATCGCGCGGGAGGCGGACTTTCACGGGGCCATGGACGGGGCTTCGAAGTTCGTGCGGGGCGACGCCGTGGCGGGCCTCGTGATCACCTTTCTCAACATCGCGGCCGGTTTCGCGGTGGGCTGCCTGCGTCACGGGATGAGCGCCGCGGACGCGCTTTCGACCTACACGATTCTGACGATCGGGGACGGGCTGGTAACCCAGGTGCCGGCGCTCGTGGTTTCGCTGGCCGCGGGTCTCATGGTCTCGCGGGCGGCGGCGCGGGAGGACCTGGGCCGCGAGGTGTTCGGGCAGGTTTTTTCCGAGCGGCGGGCGCTCTGGACCGGCGCGGGCTTCCTGGGAGCGCTCGCGGCGACGGGCCTCCTTTTCGGGAGCGGCCTCCCGGTGGTGCCGATGGCGGCGGGGGCGGCGCTTCTGGCCTGGGGGGCGCGCGCCCTGGCGCAGGCCGAGAAGGCCGCCCGGGAACGGGAAGCGGCGGCCGCCCGCGCTCCGGCGGCTCCCGCGCCCGAAAAGGTGGAAAGCCTGCTGCGCGTCGAGCCCGTGGAACTCGAGGTGGGCTACGGCCTCGTGCGGCTCGTGGAGCCCGCGCAGGGGGGCGATCTCCTCGACCGGATCTCGCGCCTGCGCCGGCAGATGGCCGTGGAGCTCGGCCTCGTGGTGCCGCCCGTGCGGGTGCGGGACAACGGGCAGCTTCCGGCCGCCGGGTACGCGATCCGCATCTACGGGACGCCCGTGGCCGAAGGGACGCTGCGCGCCGACCGCCTGCTGGCGATGGACGCGGGCGGCGCCTCGGGGGCGCTCGAGGGGGAAAAGACGCGCGAGCCGGCCTTCGGGCTTTCGGCCTTCTGGATCGCGCCGTCCGATCGCGGCCGCGCCGAAGCGCTGGGCTACACGGTGGCCGAACCGGCGGCCGTTCTGGCCACGCACCTGGGCGAGGTGCTCCGCCGGCACGCCCACGAGCTTCTGACGCGGGATGAGGTGCAGAGTCTGCTCAAGACGCTCAAGGAGACGCGGCCCGCCGTGGTGGAGGAGGTCGTGCCGGCGATCCTCAAGCCCGGCGAAGTTCAGAAAGTCCTCCAGAATCTTCTGCGGGAAGGCGTCTCGATCCGCGATCTCGGGACGATCCTCGAGGTTCTGGGCGATCATGCGCCGCGCTCGCGGGATCCCGAGGCGCTCACGGAGCACGTCCGGCGGGCGCTGGCGCGGACGATCTGCCGCGCCCATCTGGAAAAGGACGGGCGGATGCGCGTCATCACGCTCGACCCGAAGCTCGAGGATCTGATCCGGTCGGCGACGGAGCGGACGGAGCGGGGCGCGGAGCTCGGCCTGGCGCCGGCGGTGGCGGCCCGGCTGGCGGAGCGCCTGAAGCGGGAAGCCGAGCGGCTGGAGGCGGCGGGGCATGCGCCGGTGATCCTCTGCTCTCCCGCGGTGCGCCCGCACGTGCGCCGGATCGCGGAGGCGGTGCGTCCGGGCATGGCGGTGCTTTCCTACGGCGAAATCGTTCGGGACGTGCGCGTGGAGGCTTGGGGCACGGTAACGGCGGACGCCTAGGCGCCCGCCCTGGAGAGAGGGGATGCAGATACGTCGGTACGTGGGAACGGACGAGGCGGAGCTCCTCCGTCGCATCCGATCGGAGCTCGGGCCGGACGCGGTGATCCTGCATTCGGCGTACGGCCGCCGGTCGGGGTGGCTGGGACTGTTCGGGCGCCCGCGGATCGAAATCGTGGCGGGCGGCGGCTTCAAGATCGTGCGGGACTTTGCGGGGCCGGCGGCCCGGGGCCAGAGTCCGCCGGCCGGGCGGGGGGGGGCGGCGCCGGACGCGCTGCGCCGGGAGATCGCGGAGATCCGGCGGCTGATCTCCGAAACGCAGGCGCGGGTCGAACGGGCGCGGGGGGTGGACGGCCCGCCCGAGCTGGTCGAAGAGTACGCGACCCTGGCGGCCTCGCGGGTCTCGGAGGATCTGGCGCGGAAGATGGTGGCCCGCCTGCGGGCGGCGCTTCCGCCCGGGGAGCTCCGCGACCGGGCGCGGCTGCGCGCCTCGATCCGGGATCTGGTCAAGGGGATGATCCGCTGCACCGAAGGGATCGCGCTGCGGCCGGGACGATGCGTGCGGGTGGCCTTCATCGGGCCGACGGGAGTGGGCAAGACCACGACGATCGCCAAGCTGATCTCGATCTACGCGCATCGGGGGCGCGAGGTCGCCGTGATCACGAACGACACGTACCGGATCGCCGCCGCCGAGCAGATCCGGAGAGTGGCGCAGCTCGTGGGCGTGCCCATCCGGGTCTGTCCCCGGCCGGCCGACGTGGAGCGGGCGCTGGAGGAATTCGCGGGGCGGGATCTCGTGCTTCTGGACACGGCGGGGCGCAGCCAGCGCAACGCGCGGCGCCTTGAGGAGCTGCGGGAGGTGCTGGCCGCCGCCCGCCCCGATGAGACGCATCTGGTGGTGTCGATGACGACGCAGCCCGAGACCGTGGTGGAGGTCGCCGAGCGTTTCGCCCCGTGCGGCTACGACCGGCTGGTGATCACCAAGCTCGACGAAGCGATCAAAGTCGGGGTGGTGCTCGACGTCCTGTCGCGCGTGCAGGCGGAGCTGTCCTTCGTGACCACGGGGCAGGAGATCCCCAGGGACATCGAGGTGGCGGATTCGGAACGCCTGGCGTCGCTGATCCTCGGGGAGGAGTCGCTATGAACGCGCTGGAGAAACGGAACTTCGGAAAGATCGTGCCCGAGGATCCGCCGCTGGCGCCGGCCCGGGACCAGGCGGAAGGAGTGCGGCGGCTGGCGCGGTCGCGGCCGCGGCACGCGCGGGTTCTGGCGGTCACCAGCGGCAAGGGCGGCGTGGGGAAGACCAACGTGGCGGTGAACCTCGCGATCGGCATAGCCCAGCGGGGCAAGAAGGTGGTGCTGGTGGACCTCGACCTGGGGCTGGCGAACGCGGACATCCTGCTCGACCTGACCTCGAAGTACACGCTGGCGCAGGTCCTGACGGGGCGCAGGACGATCGAGGAGGTGACGCTCCCGGCGATGGGGGGGATCCGCGTCGTTCCGGGGGCCAGCGGCGTGGAGCGGCTGGCGAACCTCTCCGACGTGGAGCGCGAGGCGCTCCTGGCGAGCTTCGACGCGCTTCACCGGGACGCGGACGTCGTGATCTTCGACACGGGCGCCGGGATCTCCCGGAACACGACCGCGTTCCTGGCGGCGGCGGATGATATAATTGTGGTAACGGTTCCGGAGCCCACCGCCGTCGTGGACGCGTACGCCGTCCTCAAGATGGTCAGTCGAGAGGGGGATCACGGCAACCTGTACATCGTGATCAACCAGTGCGCCGGCCGGGAGGAAGCCGAGCGGTTCGCCGGGGGGATCGCCGTGACGGCCCACAAGCTGCTCAACGTGTACGTGGAGAAGCTAGGGTACATCGTGGCCGATCCCCGGGTCCCGCAGGCCGTCCGGCAGCGCCGGCCGTTTCTGCTGGCCTATCCGGGCTGCGCCGCGAGCGCCTGCCTGCGGTCGATCGCCGACCGGCTGGTTCTGAGCGCGGCGCGCCCCGCGGCGGAGGAGCGGCCGTCCTTCGTGCGGCGTCTCTGGGCGGCGATCGCGGGGAGGTAGGGGGAGATGAACGCGCGTCGGATGGGGGCGATCCTCGGAGGGATTCTCGGAGGGGCGGCCGGTCTGGCCGCGGCGTCCGAAGTGCCGGCGGCCCAGGCGCTCTTGCGGGCGCTGGCCGCCGCGGCGCTGGGGTACGGGCTCGGGAGCGTGGTCTTCGGGCCGTTCGGTCGGGGCCTTCTCGAGGAGGGGGCGGCCGGAGGGGCGGGAGCGGAAAAGGATTCGATCGGGACACCCAAAGGATAGGAGAGAGGGGGAAGCCATGGCTTACGCGACGAAGCGGTCCAAGGAGGAAGTGGCGCGCCTGTGGGAGGAGTTCCGCCGGACGCGCGATCCGAAGATCAAGAACATCCTGTCGGAGGAATACCTGCCCATCGTCCGATACGTAGCCGAGAAGATGATCGAACGCCTGCCGCACAACGTGCAGGTGGAGGATCTCATCGGCGCGGGCGTCTTCGGGCTTTTCGACGCGGT harbors:
- a CDS encoding GTP-binding protein, with protein sequence MQIRRYVGTDEAELLRRIRSELGPDAVILHSAYGRRSGWLGLFGRPRIEIVAGGGFKIVRDFAGPAARGQSPPAGRGGAAPDALRREIAEIRRLISETQARVERARGVDGPPELVEEYATLAASRVSEDLARKMVARLRAALPPGELRDRARLRASIRDLVKGMIRCTEGIALRPGRCVRVAFIGPTGVGKTTTIAKLISIYAHRGREVAVITNDTYRIAAAEQIRRVAQLVGVPIRVCPRPADVERALEEFAGRDLVLLDTAGRSQRNARRLEELREVLAAARPDETHLVVSMTTQPETVVEVAERFAPCGYDRLVITKLDEAIKVGVVLDVLSRVQAELSFVTTGQEIPRDIEVADSERLASLILGEESL
- the flhA gene encoding flagellar biosynthesis protein FlhA codes for the protein MRWAEGLGKHRDVALVLSVLAILGTIFVPLPPFVLDALLTLSLTASLLILVTVIHVRDPLELSAFPAVLLLTTAFRLALNVATTRQILANAGQEGTGAAGRMVEAFGRFVAADEPVIGFVIFGILVLVNFVVITKGAGRISEVAARFALDALPGKQMAVDADLNAGLIDEAEARRRRERIAREADFHGAMDGASKFVRGDAVAGLVITFLNIAAGFAVGCLRHGMSAADALSTYTILTIGDGLVTQVPALVVSLAAGLMVSRAAAREDLGREVFGQVFSERRALWTGAGFLGALAATGLLFGSGLPVVPMAAGAALLAWGARALAQAEKAAREREAAAARAPAAPAPEKVESLLRVEPVELEVGYGLVRLVEPAQGGDLLDRISRLRRQMAVELGLVVPPVRVRDNGQLPAAGYAIRIYGTPVAEGTLRADRLLAMDAGGASGALEGEKTREPAFGLSAFWIAPSDRGRAEALGYTVAEPAAVLATHLGEVLRRHAHELLTRDEVQSLLKTLKETRPAVVEEVVPAILKPGEVQKVLQNLLREGVSIRDLGTILEVLGDHAPRSRDPEALTEHVRRALARTICRAHLEKDGRMRVITLDPKLEDLIRSATERTERGAELGLAPAVAARLAERLKREAERLEAAGHAPVILCSPAVRPHVRRIAEAVRPGMAVLSYGEIVRDVRVEAWGTVTADA
- a CDS encoding MinD/ParA family protein, translated to MNALEKRNFGKIVPEDPPLAPARDQAEGVRRLARSRPRHARVLAVTSGKGGVGKTNVAVNLAIGIAQRGKKVVLVDLDLGLANADILLDLTSKYTLAQVLTGRRTIEEVTLPAMGGIRVVPGASGVERLANLSDVEREALLASFDALHRDADVVIFDTGAGISRNTTAFLAAADDIIVVTVPEPTAVVDAYAVLKMVSREGDHGNLYIVINQCAGREEAERFAGGIAVTAHKLLNVYVEKLGYIVADPRVPQAVRQRRPFLLAYPGCAASACLRSIADRLVLSAARPAAEERPSFVRRLWAAIAGR